The genome window aaaaataaagagcaaGGGCAGTAATTAATAAATACTTGTACCTCTTTACCACCCTTCGAATCgggattttcttctttataagtCTTCCTAAAGTCATCCCTGACacagaaattgaaaacatttcaGCACACACACACGCGGAAAGATAATCCAAACGTGCAAGAGAGGGACTGAGAGATAGTATacatgaagagaaagaaggcaGTTTGTGGGCGCTTGGGGGCATTTGGATCCTTAGACTTCTTGTcagtttttgctttctttgccTTCGGCGCTGTTGAACTTGATTTCTTCctgccaaacaaaaaaaaaaaaacagtgttaTACCCAGAAAAGATTGCATTGACAGAGaaagggaagagaagaagagtacctgtctgtagtagtagtagtaggcTTCTTCTTGGGGGGGTCACTGGGCTTCTCCACAATCTTCTCCACAATTAGTGGCTTACCACTACAGTCTCTCCCATCTTTGGTATGGGGCCATTTCCTACTCGCAAGTCCTgcattctcatatatatatgcTGTTAGAACAGATAATTATGATGCTTGTGCActtaaaaacatttttggaGGCCT of Quercus lobata isolate SW786 chromosome 8, ValleyOak3.0 Primary Assembly, whole genome shotgun sequence contains these proteins:
- the LOC115956673 gene encoding high mobility group B protein 3-like, whose translation is MSTMFGITVPALRGKDYGKTKMPYIYENAGLASRKWPHTKDGRDCSGKPLIVEKIVEKPSDPPKKKPTTTTTDRKKSSSTAPKAKKAKTDKKSKDPNAPKRPQTAFFLFMDDFRKTYKEENPDSKGGKEVAKEGGEKWKSLDRKREKYS